In a genomic window of Streptomyces sp. NBC_01231:
- a CDS encoding aminotransferase class III-fold pyridoxal phosphate-dependent enzyme, producing MAVVRRADGGAGAPAGTRSPYEGILRRQSARESAARTYARALPIVPVRARGLTIEGADGRRYLDCLSGGGTLALGHNHPVVLEAIRRVLDSGAPLHALDLATPAQDAFTAELFRTLPPGLAGRARMQFCGPNETSAVEAAFKLVRAATGRSDLLAFTGASHGATAAAVFDAPGGARDVWFVRLPYPQDYRCPFGVGGARGAELAARWTESALDDPESRTPLPAGIILEPVQGAGGVIPAPDEWMRRMRQITAARSIPLIADEIQTGVGRTGAFWAVEHSGVTPDVMVLSKAIGGSLPLAVVVYRDDLDVGKPGAHTGTFRGNQLAMAAGTATLAYVRENRLAERAATLGSRMLTQLRELSREFAMIGEVRGRGLMIGVEIVDAAGTVKGPEGEGAGRGGGADGVALEAATDPARGPQNAAPELAAAVQRECLRRGLIVELGGGHASVVRLLPSLTISDEQATAVLDRLADAVETVARAHAHGHKQRQL from the coding sequence ATGGCAGTGGTGCGCCGTGCCGACGGCGGTGCCGGGGCTCCCGCCGGGACGCGTTCCCCGTACGAGGGCATCCTGAGGCGTCAGTCGGCGCGCGAGTCGGCGGCGCGCACCTACGCGCGCGCCCTGCCCATCGTCCCGGTGCGCGCGCGTGGGCTGACCATCGAGGGTGCGGACGGCCGCCGTTACCTGGACTGTCTCTCGGGCGGGGGGACCCTCGCTCTCGGGCACAACCATCCCGTCGTCCTGGAGGCGATCCGCAGGGTCCTTGACTCGGGCGCGCCCCTGCACGCCCTCGATCTGGCGACCCCGGCCCAGGACGCCTTCACCGCCGAACTGTTCCGCACCCTGCCGCCCGGCCTTGCCGGCCGCGCGCGGATGCAGTTCTGCGGGCCGAACGAAACGAGCGCGGTGGAAGCAGCCTTCAAGCTCGTCCGCGCCGCGACCGGCCGCAGTGACCTGCTCGCCTTCACCGGTGCCTCGCACGGCGCAACCGCCGCGGCGGTGTTCGATGCACCCGGGGGCGCCCGCGACGTCTGGTTCGTCCGTCTGCCCTATCCGCAGGACTACCGTTGCCCCTTCGGCGTCGGTGGCGCTCGCGGCGCCGAACTCGCGGCCCGTTGGACCGAGTCCGCCCTTGACGACCCCGAGTCGCGCACACCACTGCCCGCAGGGATCATCCTCGAACCCGTGCAGGGTGCGGGCGGGGTGATCCCCGCCCCGGATGAGTGGATGCGCCGCATGCGTCAGATCACCGCCGCACGGTCCATCCCCCTGATCGCCGACGAGATCCAGACCGGCGTCGGTCGCACCGGAGCCTTCTGGGCGGTGGAGCACAGCGGTGTCACACCTGACGTGATGGTCCTGTCCAAGGCCATCGGCGGCAGCCTGCCCCTGGCCGTCGTGGTCTACCGCGACGATCTCGATGTCGGGAAACCCGGCGCCCACACGGGCACGTTCCGCGGAAACCAACTCGCCATGGCCGCGGGAACGGCGACCTTGGCCTATGTCCGTGAAAACCGCCTCGCCGAGCGCGCGGCCACGCTGGGCTCCCGCATGCTCACACAACTCCGTGAGCTCTCCCGGGAATTCGCGATGATCGGTGAGGTGCGGGGGCGGGGGTTGATGATCGGTGTGGAGATCGTGGACGCGGCGGGGACGGTGAAGGGGCCGGAGGGAGAGGGGGCCGGGCGTGGTGGGGGTGCCGACGGGGTCGCGCTGGAGGCGGCGACGGATCCCGCTCGAGGGCCTCAGAACGCCGCCCCAGAACTCGCGGCCGCTGTCCAACGGGAGTGTCTGCGACGCGGCTTGATCGTCGAACTCGGCGGTGGTCATGCGAGCGTCGTACGGCTGCTTCCGTCGCTGACAATCAGCGACGAACAGGCGACTGCGGTGCTGGACAGACTGGCCGACGCGGTGGAGACGGTGGCCCGCGCTCACGCACATGGCCACAAGCAGCGCCAACTGTGA
- a CDS encoding iron transporter yields the protein MRGADLDLLEHPDPHAAAGAAAVENLLRCWAREANLAAPGNGVLRITLRASGTALLAPVHYWSPTGWHRFGLPYLADVPEESPPTDAVTIAALLARETLNDTHQALGLIAGTADGPGPNVTPLPQLDIPTPPAHAAITSSINSATTQPADTASPATGVSVPEATAPPRPRPAVDAVDLVARVADSVRRTGTFLSERRKHPADAPDLFLAAEQALTFGHPLHPTPKSREGLSEAEVQLFSPELRGSFPLHWLAVAPSVLASDSAWTERGRPVPAPQLTARLAGPGLPLPEGHTALPLHPWQLREVRHRPEAAALFEAGLLQDLGAHGARWHPTSSLRTVHRSDAPAMLKLSLGLRITNSRRENLRKELHRGVEVHRLLRSGLSRQWQAAHRDFDIVRDPAWLAVDSSDGNPVPGLDVMIRHNPFSPSDDVSCIAGLVSPRPHVPPSAAGGQDADRPVLGSRLAEVVTRLAGRTGRPRRAVAAEWFLRYLERVVRPVLWLDAEAGIALEAHQQNTLLLLDGDGWPAGGRYRDNQGYYFRESRRAELDARLPGIGEHSDTFVSDEVTDERFTYYLAINNVLGLIGAFGSQRLVDERLLLAAFRRFLADVAHGPARLRGSLPARLLDSPVLRCKANLLTRLHGLDELVGPVDTQSVYVTIANPLHS from the coding sequence TTGCGTGGGGCCGACCTCGACCTCCTGGAGCATCCCGACCCGCACGCGGCTGCCGGGGCTGCGGCCGTGGAGAACCTGCTGCGCTGCTGGGCACGCGAGGCCAACCTCGCCGCACCCGGCAACGGCGTCCTGCGCATCACGCTCCGGGCCAGCGGCACAGCTCTTCTCGCCCCCGTCCACTACTGGTCCCCGACGGGATGGCACCGTTTCGGCCTGCCGTACCTCGCCGACGTTCCCGAGGAGTCCCCGCCGACCGACGCGGTCACGATCGCCGCCCTGCTCGCCAGGGAGACGCTGAACGACACACACCAGGCTCTCGGCCTCATCGCCGGCACCGCCGACGGCCCGGGGCCGAACGTCACCCCCTTACCGCAGCTCGATATCCCGACACCTCCCGCCCACGCCGCGATCACCTCCTCGATCAACTCCGCGACCACACAGCCGGCTGACACGGCTTCCCCCGCGACCGGTGTATCCGTTCCCGAGGCCACTGCCCCGCCCCGCCCCCGTCCGGCCGTCGACGCCGTCGACCTCGTTGCGCGTGTAGCGGACTCCGTTCGCCGAACCGGCACGTTCCTCAGCGAGCGCCGTAAGCACCCGGCCGACGCCCCCGACCTGTTTCTCGCCGCCGAACAGGCGCTCACGTTCGGACACCCCCTGCATCCGACCCCCAAAAGTCGCGAGGGTCTGTCCGAAGCCGAAGTCCAACTGTTCTCACCCGAGTTGCGCGGCTCCTTCCCTCTGCACTGGTTGGCTGTCGCTCCGTCCGTCCTCGCCTCCGACTCGGCCTGGACCGAGCGCGGCCGCCCCGTCCCCGCGCCCCAGCTCACCGCACGCCTCGCGGGACCAGGTCTGCCACTGCCCGAAGGCCACACGGCCCTGCCGCTGCACCCCTGGCAACTGCGCGAGGTCAGGCATCGCCCCGAGGCAGCGGCCCTGTTCGAGGCCGGGCTCCTCCAGGACCTCGGCGCCCACGGTGCTCGCTGGCACCCCACCTCCTCGCTACGAACGGTGCACCGCTCAGACGCCCCCGCCATGCTCAAGCTCTCGCTGGGGCTGCGTATCACCAACTCCCGTCGTGAGAATCTACGCAAGGAACTCCACCGAGGCGTCGAGGTCCACCGGCTGCTCCGCAGCGGCCTGTCCAGGCAGTGGCAGGCCGCCCACCGTGACTTCGACATCGTCCGCGATCCGGCCTGGCTGGCCGTCGACTCGTCGGACGGCAACCCGGTGCCCGGACTCGACGTGATGATCCGGCACAACCCCTTCAGCCCTTCGGACGACGTCTCCTGCATCGCCGGGCTCGTCTCACCTCGCCCCCATGTCCCACCATCAGCCGCAGGAGGCCAGGACGCCGACCGGCCGGTTCTGGGATCCCGACTGGCCGAGGTCGTCACACGCCTCGCCGGCCGGACCGGACGTCCGCGAAGGGCTGTCGCAGCCGAGTGGTTCCTGCGCTACCTCGAGCGGGTGGTCCGTCCGGTCCTATGGCTGGACGCGGAAGCGGGGATCGCCCTGGAGGCGCACCAGCAGAACACCCTGCTCCTCCTGGACGGAGACGGCTGGCCCGCCGGGGGCCGCTACCGCGACAACCAGGGCTACTACTTCCGAGAGTCCCGCCGCGCGGAACTCGACGCCCGGCTGCCCGGAATCGGCGAACACAGCGACACCTTCGTCTCCGACGAGGTCACCGACGAGCGATTCACGTACTACCTCGCGATCAACAACGTGCTCGGTCTCATCGGCGCTTTCGGCTCCCAACGTCTGGTCGACGAACGGCTTCTGCTCGCCGCTTTCCGCCGCTTCCTAGCCGACGTGGCCCATGGACCGGCCCGCCTGCGCGGCAGCCTGCCCGCCCGCCTCCTCGACTCACCCGTCCTTCGCTGCAAGGCCAATCTGCTGACCCGCTTGCACGGCCTCGACGAACTGGTCGGCCCGGTGGACACCCAGTCCGTCTACGTCACCATCGCCAACCCCCTGCACTCCTGA
- a CDS encoding acetyltransferase encodes MPPTDADVNACTGPIRDTGGGARTRTGESRTGMGGRPVGPDREDTLDLRLPDELFADVHEVGVGAGSARFGTAGTAPLTSALPTADDLLDGIAACGPIATSVGVFQLVPVLIERDRALVSRWMNDPAVAEFWALSGPQATTEEHLRGQLGGDGRSVPCLGVLDGTPMSYWEIYRADLDPLARHYAARPHDTGIHVLLGDVSDRGRGLGSALLNAVADLVLDKRPTCARVVAEPDLRNMPSVAAFLGAGFRFSAEVDLPAKQAALMVRDRSLRHLL; translated from the coding sequence GTGCCTCCCACCGACGCCGACGTCAACGCCTGTACCGGCCCCATCAGGGACACCGGTGGCGGCGCGAGAACTCGTACGGGCGAAAGCAGGACCGGCATGGGTGGCCGCCCGGTCGGTCCGGACCGTGAGGACACACTGGACCTGCGCCTGCCCGACGAACTGTTCGCGGACGTCCATGAGGTGGGAGTCGGCGCTGGCTCCGCACGGTTCGGGACCGCAGGCACGGCACCGCTCACCTCTGCCCTCCCGACAGCTGACGACCTGCTCGACGGAATCGCCGCCTGCGGGCCGATTGCCACCAGTGTGGGCGTGTTCCAACTCGTCCCGGTCCTGATCGAACGGGACCGGGCGCTCGTAAGCAGGTGGATGAACGACCCCGCCGTCGCGGAGTTCTGGGCGCTCTCAGGGCCTCAGGCCACCACCGAGGAACACCTGCGGGGGCAACTTGGCGGTGACGGTCGCAGCGTCCCGTGTCTCGGCGTGCTGGACGGCACGCCTATGAGCTACTGGGAGATCTACCGCGCGGACCTCGATCCGCTGGCCCGTCACTATGCTGCTCGCCCTCACGACACCGGTATCCATGTTCTCCTCGGAGATGTCTCCGATCGTGGAAGAGGACTCGGCAGCGCTCTGCTCAACGCTGTCGCCGATCTGGTGCTCGACAAGCGTCCTACCTGTGCCCGCGTCGTCGCGGAACCCGACCTTCGCAACATGCCCTCCGTCGCAGCTTTCCTGGGCGCCGGCTTCCGCTTCTCCGCCGAGGTCGACCTGCCCGCCAAGCAGGCCGCCCTCATGGTCCGAGACCGGTCCCTCCGCCATCTTCTGTAA
- a CDS encoding ATP-dependent DNA helicase produces the protein MTKPSLPELLHAAVTAVGGTERPGQVTMAESVEDAIDDGSHLLVQAGTGTGKSLGYLVPALAHGERVVVATATLALQRQLVERDLPRTVEALHPLLRRRPEFAMLKGRSNYLCLHRLHEGVPQDEEEGLFDQFEAAAPTSKLGQDLLRLRDWSDETETGDRDDLTPGVSDRAWGQVSVSSRECLGASKCAYGAECFAEMARERAKLSEVVVTNHALLAIDAIEGAPVLPQHEVLIVDEAHELVSRVTGVATGELTPGQVNRAVRRAAKLVNEKAADQLQTAAEGFERLMELALPGRLEEIPEDLGYALMALRDACRTVISGIGATRDKSVQDEDAIRKQALASVETVHDVAERITNGSEWDVVWYERHDRFGASLRVAPMSVSGLLREKLFADRSVILTSATLKLGGDFNGVGASLGLAPEGAEGEDVPQWKGVDVGSPFDYPKQGILYVAKHLARPARDGDRADMLDELTELIQAAGGRTLGLFSSMRGAQLAAEELRSRIPEFPILLQGEETLGELIKNFAADPQTCLFGTLSLWQGVDVPGPNCQLVVMDKIPFPRPDDPLMSARQKAVEDAGGNGFMAVAATHAALLMAQGAGRLVRASGDRGVVAVLDQRLATARYGSYLKASLPDFWYTTDRNQVRKSLAAIDAMAKRAEDVTEKQAEDAAEKQAEEHETQ, from the coding sequence ATGACGAAGCCCTCACTCCCTGAACTCCTGCATGCTGCCGTCACTGCCGTCGGCGGTACGGAGCGCCCCGGCCAGGTGACCATGGCCGAATCCGTCGAGGATGCGATCGACGACGGCTCCCATCTGCTGGTCCAGGCCGGCACCGGCACCGGAAAGTCGCTGGGCTATCTCGTGCCCGCGCTCGCGCACGGGGAACGCGTCGTCGTAGCGACCGCCACTCTCGCCCTGCAGCGCCAGCTCGTGGAGCGGGACCTGCCACGCACGGTGGAGGCCTTGCATCCGCTGCTGCGCCGCCGTCCTGAGTTCGCGATGCTCAAGGGCAGGTCGAACTATCTCTGTCTGCATCGCCTGCACGAAGGAGTCCCGCAGGACGAGGAGGAGGGCCTCTTCGACCAGTTCGAGGCTGCGGCACCGACCAGCAAGCTGGGCCAGGACCTGCTGCGGCTGCGTGACTGGTCGGACGAGACCGAGACCGGCGACCGCGATGACCTCACGCCCGGCGTTTCCGACCGTGCCTGGGGTCAGGTGTCGGTCTCCTCGCGAGAGTGCCTGGGCGCGTCGAAATGCGCTTACGGCGCAGAGTGCTTCGCGGAGATGGCCCGTGAGCGCGCCAAGCTCTCCGAGGTCGTCGTCACCAACCACGCGCTGCTCGCGATCGACGCCATCGAAGGCGCGCCGGTGCTCCCGCAGCACGAGGTGCTGATCGTCGACGAGGCGCACGAACTGGTCTCCCGGGTCACGGGGGTCGCCACCGGGGAACTCACCCCCGGCCAGGTGAACCGCGCGGTACGCCGCGCCGCGAAGCTGGTCAACGAGAAGGCCGCCGATCAGCTCCAGACTGCCGCCGAGGGCTTCGAGAGGCTGATGGAGCTGGCCCTGCCGGGCCGCTTGGAAGAGATCCCGGAGGATCTCGGCTACGCGCTCATGGCACTGCGCGACGCCTGCCGCACGGTGATCTCGGGGATCGGAGCCACCCGCGACAAGTCCGTCCAGGACGAGGACGCGATCCGTAAACAGGCGCTGGCCTCCGTGGAGACCGTGCACGACGTGGCGGAGCGCATCACGAACGGCTCCGAGTGGGACGTCGTCTGGTACGAGCGCCACGACCGCTTCGGTGCCTCCCTGCGTGTCGCGCCCATGTCCGTCTCGGGCCTGCTGAGGGAAAAGCTGTTCGCGGACCGCTCGGTGATCCTCACGTCCGCGACCTTGAAACTGGGCGGCGACTTCAACGGCGTCGGCGCCTCCCTGGGCCTCGCCCCCGAGGGCGCCGAAGGCGAGGACGTACCGCAATGGAAGGGCGTCGACGTCGGCTCGCCCTTCGACTATCCCAAGCAGGGCATCCTGTACGTCGCGAAGCACCTGGCGCGCCCCGCGCGGGACGGCGACCGCGCGGACATGCTCGACGAGCTCACCGAGCTGATCCAGGCGGCCGGCGGTCGCACGCTCGGCCTGTTCTCCTCGATGCGCGGCGCCCAACTGGCCGCGGAGGAACTGCGCTCCCGCATCCCCGAGTTCCCGATCCTCCTGCAGGGTGAGGAGACCCTCGGCGAGCTGATCAAGAACTTTGCGGCGGATCCGCAGACCTGTCTCTTCGGCACGTTGTCGCTCTGGCAGGGCGTCGATGTGCCCGGGCCCAACTGCCAGCTGGTCGTCATGGACAAGATCCCCTTCCCGCGGCCGGACGACCCGTTGATGAGTGCCCGCCAGAAGGCGGTCGAGGACGCCGGCGGCAACGGCTTCATGGCGGTCGCTGCCACCCACGCCGCGCTGCTCATGGCTCAGGGTGCCGGTCGTCTCGTACGGGCGTCGGGGGACCGCGGTGTGGTCGCCGTACTGGACCAGCGACTGGCCACAGCGCGATACGGCAGCTACCTCAAGGCGTCACTGCCTGACTTCTGGTACACGACGGACCGTAACCAGGTCCGCAAGTCGCTGGCCGCGATCGACGCGATGGCGAAGCGGGCGGAAGACGTAACGGAGAAACAGGCGGAAGACGCAGCGGAGAAGCAGGCGGAAGAGCACGAAACGCAGTAG
- the lexA gene encoding transcriptional repressor LexA, producing MTTTADSATITAQDSSQGRLEPVHAMNEATNPEGQKRSLPGRPPGIRADSSGLTDRQRRVIEVIRDSVQRRGYPPSMREIGQAVGLSSTSSVAHQLMALERKGFLRRDPHRPRAYEVRGSDQASSVQPTDTAGKPAASYVPLVGRIAAGGPILAEESVEDVFPLPRQLVGDGELFVLKVVGDSMIEAAICDGDWVTVRRQPVAENGDIVAAMLDGEATVKRFKREDGHVWLLPHNSAYEPIPGDDATILGKVVAVLRRV from the coding sequence GTGACCACCACCGCAGACAGTGCCACCATCACTGCCCAGGACAGCTCCCAGGGCCGACTTGAGCCGGTGCATGCGATGAACGAAGCCACGAATCCCGAGGGGCAAAAGCGCTCCCTGCCGGGCCGACCTCCAGGCATCCGGGCGGACAGTTCCGGACTCACCGACCGGCAGCGCCGGGTGATCGAGGTCATCAGGGACTCCGTGCAGCGGCGCGGCTACCCGCCGTCGATGAGGGAGATCGGCCAGGCCGTCGGTCTCTCCAGTACCTCCTCCGTCGCCCACCAGCTGATGGCACTGGAGCGCAAGGGCTTCCTGCGCCGTGATCCGCACCGCCCGCGCGCCTACGAGGTACGCGGATCGGACCAGGCCTCGTCGGTGCAGCCCACCGACACCGCCGGCAAGCCCGCAGCGTCGTACGTGCCGCTGGTCGGCCGCATCGCCGCCGGTGGCCCGATCCTCGCCGAGGAATCCGTCGAGGACGTCTTCCCGCTCCCACGCCAGCTGGTCGGCGACGGTGAGCTGTTCGTCCTCAAGGTCGTCGGCGACTCCATGATCGAGGCCGCGATCTGCGACGGCGACTGGGTCACAGTCCGCCGCCAGCCGGTCGCCGAGAACGGCGACATCGTGGCCGCGATGCTTGACGGCGAAGCCACCGTCAAGCGCTTCAAGCGCGAGGACGGCCACGTCTGGCTCCTCCCGCACAACTCCGCCTACGAGCCGATCCCCGGCGACGACGCGACCATCCTGGGCAAGGTGGTCGCCGTACTGCGGCGCGTGTGA
- the nrdR gene encoding transcriptional regulator NrdR has translation MHCPFCRHPDSRVVDSRTTDDGTSIRRRRQCPHCSRRFTTVETCSLMVVKRSGVTEPFSRTKVINGVRKACQGRPVTEDALAQLGQRVEEAVRATGSAELTTHDVGLAILGPLQELDLVAYLRFASVYRAFNSLEDFEAAITELRETERPTADEEDRVDADDGEDAVVGGQEDDRGSGGAAPVLEPARSAD, from the coding sequence ATGCACTGCCCCTTCTGCAGGCACCCCGACAGCCGCGTCGTCGACAGTCGTACCACCGACGACGGGACGTCGATCCGTAGGCGCCGCCAGTGCCCTCACTGCTCCCGTCGTTTCACGACCGTGGAGACGTGCTCGCTCATGGTGGTCAAGCGGTCCGGAGTCACCGAGCCTTTCAGTCGTACCAAGGTCATCAACGGCGTGCGCAAGGCATGCCAGGGACGGCCTGTCACCGAGGACGCACTCGCTCAACTCGGCCAGCGGGTCGAGGAGGCGGTGCGGGCCACCGGGAGCGCCGAACTGACCACCCACGACGTGGGGCTGGCCATACTCGGCCCGTTGCAAGAGCTCGATCTGGTCGCCTATCTGCGATTCGCTTCCGTCTACCGGGCGTTCAACTCGCTCGAGGACTTCGAAGCCGCGATCACGGAACTCAGGGAGACGGAGCGCCCCACAGCGGACGAAGAGGACCGCGTGGACGCTGACGACGGCGAGGACGCTGTCGTGGGGGGACAGGAAGACGACCGCGGGTCCGGAGGGGCTGCTCCAGTCCTCGAACCCGCGCGCTCCGCCGACTGA
- a CDS encoding vitamin B12-dependent ribonucleotide reductase: MTETASGPARSSRAKGTKATKGLRIERIHTTPGVHPYDEVSWERRDVVMTNWRDGSVNFEQRGVEFPDFWSVNAVNIVTSKYFRGAVGTPQREVSLKQLIDRIVKTYRKAGEDYKYFASPADAEIFEHELAYALLHQIFSFNSPVWFNVGTPQPQQVSACFILAVDDSMESILDWYKEEGMIFKGGSGAGLNLSRIRSSKELLSSGGNASGPVSFMRGADASAGTIKSGGATRRAAKMVILDVDHPDIEDFIQTKVKEEEKIRALRDAGFDMDLGGDDITSVQYQNANNSVRVNDTFMKAVEAGGKFGLTSRMTGEVIEEVEAKSLFRKMAEAAWACADPGIQYDDTINHWHTCPESGRINGSNPCSEYMHLDNTSCNLASLNLMKFLKDDGKGHQSFEVERFSKVVELVITAMDISICFADFPTQKIGENTRAFRQLGIGYANLGALLMATGHAYDSDGGRALAGAITSLMTGTSYKRSAELAAVVGPYDGYARNAQPHLRVMKQHSDENAKAVRVDDLDSPVWAAATEAWQDVLRVGEKNGFRNSQASVIAPTGTIGLAMSCDTTGLEPDLALVKFKKLVGGGSMQIVNGTVPQALRRLGYQEEQIEAIVAHIADHGNVIDAPGLRHEHYEVFDCAMGERSISAMGHVRMMAAIQPWISGALSKTVNLPESATIEDVEEVYFEAWKMGVKALAIYRDNCKVGQPLSAKTKEKEKAEVTEKAEETIRAAVEKVVEYRPVRRRLPKGRPGITTSFTVGGAEGYMTANSYPDDGLGEVFLKMSKQGSTLAGMMDAFSIAVSVGLQYGVPLETYVSKFTNMRFEPAGMTDDPDVRMAQSIVDYIFRRLALDFLPFETRSALGIHSAEERQRHLETGSYEPSIDEVEVDVEGLAQSAPRAQELKAVATPKAEAEAAKPAPQQAHTSAELVEMQLGIQADAPLCFSCGTKMQRAGSCYICEGCGSTSGCS; the protein is encoded by the coding sequence ATGACAGAGACGGCGAGCGGTCCGGCACGGAGTTCCCGCGCCAAGGGCACCAAGGCGACCAAGGGACTGCGTATCGAGCGCATCCACACGACCCCCGGCGTGCACCCGTACGACGAGGTGTCCTGGGAGCGCCGTGACGTCGTCATGACCAACTGGCGCGACGGCTCGGTCAACTTCGAGCAGCGTGGCGTCGAGTTCCCCGACTTCTGGTCGGTGAACGCGGTCAACATCGTCACCAGCAAGTACTTCCGCGGTGCCGTGGGCACCCCGCAGCGCGAGGTGAGCCTCAAGCAGCTCATCGACCGCATTGTGAAGACGTACCGGAAGGCGGGCGAGGACTACAAGTACTTCGCCTCGCCCGCCGACGCGGAGATCTTCGAGCACGAGCTGGCGTACGCCCTCCTGCACCAGATCTTCAGCTTCAACAGCCCCGTCTGGTTCAACGTCGGCACTCCTCAGCCGCAGCAGGTCTCCGCCTGCTTCATCCTGGCCGTCGACGACTCCATGGAGTCGATCCTCGACTGGTACAAGGAAGAGGGCATGATCTTCAAGGGCGGCTCCGGTGCCGGTCTGAACCTCTCCCGCATTCGCTCCTCCAAGGAACTGCTGTCCTCCGGCGGCAACGCCTCCGGTCCGGTCTCCTTCATGCGCGGCGCCGACGCCTCGGCAGGCACCATCAAGTCGGGTGGCGCCACGCGCCGCGCCGCCAAGATGGTCATCCTCGACGTCGACCACCCCGACATCGAGGACTTCATCCAGACCAAGGTGAAGGAAGAGGAGAAGATCCGCGCCCTTCGCGACGCGGGCTTCGACATGGACCTGGGCGGCGACGACATCACGTCCGTCCAGTACCAGAACGCCAACAACTCGGTCCGCGTGAACGACACGTTCATGAAGGCCGTCGAGGCGGGCGGGAAGTTCGGCCTGACGTCCCGGATGACCGGCGAGGTCATCGAGGAGGTCGAAGCCAAGAGCCTCTTCCGCAAGATGGCCGAGGCCGCCTGGGCCTGCGCGGACCCCGGCATCCAGTACGACGACACCATCAACCACTGGCACACCTGCCCGGAGTCCGGCCGCATCAACGGCTCGAACCCTTGCAGCGAGTACATGCACCTGGACAACACGTCCTGCAACCTCGCCTCGCTGAACCTGATGAAGTTCCTGAAGGACGACGGCAAGGGCCACCAGTCCTTCGAGGTCGAGCGCTTCTCGAAGGTCGTCGAGCTCGTCATCACCGCGATGGACATCTCCATCTGCTTCGCGGACTTCCCGACTCAGAAGATCGGCGAGAACACGCGCGCGTTCCGCCAGCTCGGCATCGGCTACGCCAACCTCGGCGCCCTGCTGATGGCGACCGGCCACGCGTACGACTCCGACGGCGGCCGCGCCCTGGCCGGCGCCATCACCTCCCTGATGACCGGCACGTCGTACAAGCGTTCCGCCGAACTCGCCGCGGTCGTCGGTCCCTACGACGGCTACGCCCGCAACGCGCAGCCGCATCTGCGTGTCATGAAGCAGCACTCCGACGAGAACGCCAAGGCCGTCCGCGTGGACGACCTGGACTCGCCGGTCTGGGCCGCCGCCACGGAGGCCTGGCAGGACGTCCTGCGCGTCGGTGAGAAGAACGGTTTCCGTAACTCCCAGGCGTCCGTCATCGCACCGACCGGCACCATCGGTCTCGCGATGTCCTGTGACACCACCGGCCTTGAGCCCGACCTCGCGCTGGTCAAGTTCAAGAAGCTGGTCGGCGGCGGCTCGATGCAGATCGTCAACGGCACGGTCCCGCAGGCCCTGCGCCGCTTGGGCTACCAGGAGGAGCAGATCGAGGCGATCGTCGCCCACATCGCCGACCACGGCAACGTGATCGACGCCCCCGGCCTCCGGCACGAGCACTACGAGGTGTTCGACTGCGCGATGGGCGAGCGCTCCATCTCCGCGATGGGCCACGTCCGCATGATGGCCGCGATCCAGCCGTGGATCTCCGGCGCTCTCTCCAAGACGGTCAACCTGCCGGAATCGGCGACCATCGAGGACGTCGAAGAGGTCTACTTCGAGGCCTGGAAGATGGGCGTCAAGGCGCTCGCCATCTACCGCGACAACTGCAAGGTCGGCCAGCCCCTCTCCGCGAAGACCAAGGAGAAGGAGAAGGCCGAGGTCACGGAGAAGGCCGAGGAGACGATCCGCGCGGCCGTCGAGAAGGTCGTCGAGTACCGTCCCGTCCGCAGGCGCCTTCCCAAGGGGCGTCCCGGCATCACGACATCCTTCACCGTCGGCGGTGCCGAGGGTTACATGACCGCCAACTCCTACCCGGACGACGGTCTCGGCGAGGTCTTCCTGAAGATGTCGAAGCAGGGCTCGACCCTTGCGGGCATGATGGACGCCTTCTCCATCGCGGTCTCCGTCGGTCTTCAGTACGGCGTGCCGCTGGAGACGTACGTCTCGAAGTTCACGAACATGCGCTTCGAGCCGGCCGGCATGACGGACGACCCTGACGTGCGGATGGCGCAGTCGATCGTCGACTACATCTTCCGCCGCCTGGCGCTGGACTTCCTGCCCTTCGAGACGCGTTCCGCGCTCGGCATCCACTCCGCCGAGGAGCGTCAGCGCCACTTGGAGACCGGTTCGTACGAGCCGTCCATCGACGAGGTCGAGGTCGACGTCGAAGGCCTGGCCCAGTCGGCGCCGCGCGCCCAGGAACTGAAGGCCGTCGCCACCCCGAAGGCCGAGGCCGAAGCGGCCAAGCCCGCCCCGCAGCAGGCCCACACCAGCGCCGAGCTCGTGGAGATGCAGCTGGGCATCCAGGCGGACGCCCCACTGTGCTTCTCCTGCGGTACGAAGATGCAGCGGGCCGGTTCCTGCTACATCTGCGAGGGCTGCGGCTCGACCAGCGGCTGCAGCTGA